A window from Halomicrobium urmianum encodes these proteins:
- the pspAB gene encoding PspA-associated protein PspAB — translation MGLLDGLKSALGIKAEADATRDADPDDLFGMSTAYLTMEAELGYAPTGDAALCFADVDSTDFRDAIEEVEAILEAGEVETGTTAEFTSDDHGYQWVVLHDEAFEDLVTSIHFAADTLIEARYGSRLLAAVFAFEHERDGGLVYWIYSFRRGAFYPFAPDDRTEHERDSAAEFKLESNLNGELTVESDKEYWYPLWPDRAGDHPWE, via the coding sequence ATGGGACTGCTCGACGGACTCAAGAGCGCGCTGGGGATCAAAGCCGAGGCCGACGCCACCCGCGACGCCGATCCGGACGACCTGTTCGGGATGTCGACGGCCTACCTCACGATGGAGGCCGAGCTCGGCTACGCCCCCACCGGCGACGCTGCCCTCTGCTTCGCCGACGTGGACAGCACCGACTTCCGGGACGCCATCGAGGAGGTCGAGGCCATCCTCGAGGCCGGCGAGGTCGAGACCGGCACCACCGCGGAGTTCACCAGCGACGACCACGGCTACCAGTGGGTCGTCCTCCACGACGAGGCGTTCGAGGACCTCGTCACCTCGATCCACTTCGCCGCCGACACGCTCATCGAGGCCCGCTACGGGTCGCGCCTGCTCGCGGCCGTCTTCGCCTTCGAACACGAGCGTGACGGCGGGCTTGTCTACTGGATCTACTCCTTCCGCCGGGGCGCGTTCTACCCGTTCGCGCCCGACGACCGCACGGAACACGAGCGCGACTCCGCGGCCGAGTTCAAACTGGAGTCGAACCTCAACGGCGAACTGACCGTCGAGTCGGACAAGGAGTACTGGTATCCCCTGTGGCCCGACCGGGCGGGCGACCACCCGTGGGAATGA
- the radA gene encoding DNA repair and recombination protein RadA, whose translation MSANEDLEDLPGVGPATADKLKDNGFDSYQGIAVASPGELSNTADIGESSASDIIQAARQAADIGGFETGATVLERREQIGKLSWGVDEVDELLGGGVETQSITEVYGEFGAGKSQVTHQLSVNVQLPAEHGGLEGGAIFVDSEDTFRPERIEQMVKGQDEEVLEDTMVLHGVVEDEAEADATDEALLDDLVESVLDKIHVAKAFNSNHQILLAEKAQELASESQDDEFPVRLLTVDSLTAHFRAEYVGRGELAERQQKLNKHLHDLMRVGDLNNTAVVVTNQVASNPDSFFGDPTQPIGGNILGHTSTFRIYLRKSKGDKRIVKLVDAPNLPDGEAVMRVEGDGLMNE comes from the coding sequence ATGTCCGCCAACGAAGACCTCGAGGACCTGCCGGGCGTCGGCCCGGCCACCGCAGACAAGCTCAAGGACAACGGCTTCGACTCCTATCAGGGGATCGCCGTCGCCTCCCCCGGCGAGCTGTCCAACACCGCCGACATCGGCGAGTCCTCCGCCTCCGACATCATCCAGGCCGCCCGCCAGGCCGCCGACATCGGCGGCTTCGAGACCGGTGCGACGGTACTGGAACGGCGCGAACAGATCGGCAAGCTCTCCTGGGGCGTCGACGAGGTCGACGAGCTCCTCGGCGGCGGCGTCGAGACCCAGTCGATCACCGAGGTGTACGGCGAGTTCGGTGCCGGCAAGTCCCAGGTGACCCACCAGCTGTCGGTCAACGTCCAGCTCCCCGCCGAGCACGGCGGGCTGGAGGGCGGCGCCATCTTCGTCGACTCCGAAGACACGTTCCGCCCCGAGCGGATCGAACAGATGGTCAAGGGGCAGGACGAGGAGGTCCTCGAGGACACGATGGTGCTGCACGGCGTCGTCGAGGACGAGGCGGAGGCCGACGCGACCGACGAGGCCCTGCTCGACGACCTCGTCGAGTCCGTCCTCGACAAGATCCACGTCGCCAAGGCGTTCAACTCCAACCACCAGATCCTCCTGGCCGAGAAGGCCCAGGAGCTGGCCAGCGAGTCCCAGGACGACGAGTTCCCCGTCCGCCTGCTCACCGTCGACTCCCTGACCGCCCACTTCCGCGCCGAGTACGTCGGCCGTGGCGAACTCGCCGAGCGCCAGCAGAAGCTCAACAAGCACCTCCACGACCTGATGCGCGTCGGCGACCTCAACAACACTGCCGTCGTCGTCACCAACCAGGTCGCCTCCAACCCCGACTCCTTCTTCGGGGACCCGACCCAGCCCATCGGTGGCAACATCCTGGGCCACACCTCCACGTTCCGCATCTACCTGCGGAAGTCCAAGGGCGACAAGCGCATCGTCAAGCTCGTCGACGCACCGAACCTCCCCGACGGCGAGGCCGTCATGCGCGTCGAGGGCGACGGCCTGATGAACGAGTAG
- a CDS encoding PAS domain-containing sensor histidine kinase, with translation MTTEYSDGDAADLRGRAFDALPNQIAVLDAEGVIAATNAAWRAFASENGGPPGSMVGTDYLAVCDAADDPDAAAAAAGIRGVLADGERFRYEYPCHSPGERRWFIMDVRPFEWRGEQQVLVIHTDVTERREAENDVERKNERLEAVTGVLSHDLRNPLTVALGRAEMMEGEHAEAVRDALERMETIIEDAWTLARVEAVDGGEPVAVGDVARAAWRHVATEDAALSVDGDVRLIADESLLTQFFENLLRNAVDHAGDGCQITVGPLRDGFYVEDDGPGIPPGERERVFEAGVTTGGGQTGLGLSIVSRIASMHDWAVSVTDGTDGGARIEVTGVERPP, from the coding sequence GTGACCACAGAGTACAGCGACGGCGACGCCGCCGACCTCCGCGGACGCGCCTTCGACGCGCTTCCCAACCAGATCGCTGTCCTCGACGCCGAGGGCGTCATCGCGGCGACGAACGCCGCCTGGCGAGCGTTCGCGTCGGAGAACGGCGGTCCACCGGGAAGCATGGTCGGGACGGACTACCTGGCGGTGTGCGACGCCGCGGACGACCCGGACGCCGCGGCGGCCGCCGCCGGGATCCGGGGCGTCCTCGCCGACGGCGAGCGGTTCCGCTACGAGTACCCCTGTCACTCCCCCGGCGAGCGCCGCTGGTTCATCATGGACGTGCGGCCGTTCGAGTGGCGGGGCGAGCAGCAGGTGCTGGTCATCCACACGGACGTCACGGAGCGACGCGAGGCCGAGAACGACGTCGAGCGGAAAAACGAGCGACTCGAGGCCGTCACGGGCGTCCTCTCGCACGACCTCCGCAACCCGCTGACCGTCGCGCTGGGGCGAGCGGAGATGATGGAGGGCGAGCACGCCGAGGCCGTGCGTGACGCGCTCGAGCGGATGGAGACCATCATCGAGGACGCCTGGACGCTGGCCCGCGTCGAGGCCGTCGACGGCGGCGAACCGGTGGCCGTCGGTGACGTCGCCCGGGCCGCCTGGCGGCACGTCGCCACGGAGGACGCCGCCCTGTCGGTGGACGGCGACGTCCGGCTGATCGCCGACGAGAGCCTCCTGACACAGTTCTTCGAGAACCTCCTGCGGAACGCGGTGGACCACGCCGGCGACGGCTGTCAGATCACGGTCGGCCCCCTCCGGGACGGGTTCTACGTCGAGGACGACGGTCCGGGCATCCCCCCGGGGGAGCGCGAGCGGGTCTTCGAGGCCGGAGTCACGACCGGCGGCGGCCAGACGGGCCTCGGGCTCTCGATCGTCAGTCGGATCGCGTCGATGCACGACTGGGCGGTGAGCGTCACGGACGGGACGGACGGCGGCGCGCGCATCGAGGTCACGGGTGTCGAGCGGCCCCCCTGA
- a CDS encoding YkgJ family cysteine cluster protein, translating to MEVDCEGCAGCCVDWRPLTDAEVDHERRGPFEPLDDTHNLVPLERDEVRSFIRAGHGDALRPRLFSADDPDRSTTVDGREVAAVGDRPVFFVGLRKPPKPVGPFGTDSTWLRTCVFLDPVTLQCRIHDSDLYPDTCATYPGDNLQLDAETECERVERVYGGERLLDDEPPEGDSPLLGPAALGSTVFAHPEPGRLDGAVERLAADEPTREDRAEFAAVAGASAPGTGAISDDWYERLYDEALDADAWTGRAIDAWEAMAAGSVGERAPASRLARRVEDADGAPGTPGWE from the coding sequence ATGGAGGTCGACTGCGAGGGCTGTGCGGGGTGTTGCGTCGACTGGCGACCGCTCACCGACGCGGAGGTCGACCACGAGCGCCGGGGACCGTTCGAGCCGCTGGACGACACGCACAACCTGGTGCCGCTGGAGCGGGACGAGGTGCGATCGTTTATCCGGGCGGGCCACGGTGACGCCCTGCGGCCGCGACTGTTCAGTGCGGACGATCCGGACCGATCGACGACCGTCGACGGCCGGGAGGTGGCGGCCGTCGGGGACCGACCGGTGTTCTTCGTCGGCCTGCGCAAACCCCCGAAGCCCGTTGGTCCGTTCGGGACGGACTCGACGTGGCTGCGCACCTGCGTCTTCCTCGATCCGGTGACGCTGCAGTGTCGGATCCACGACTCGGACCTGTACCCGGACACGTGCGCGACGTATCCTGGCGACAACCTCCAGCTGGACGCGGAGACGGAGTGCGAACGCGTCGAGCGAGTCTACGGCGGCGAGCGGCTGCTCGACGACGAGCCCCCGGAGGGCGACAGCCCGCTGCTCGGGCCGGCGGCGCTGGGTAGCACGGTGTTCGCCCACCCCGAGCCGGGGCGGCTGGACGGGGCCGTCGAGCGGCTGGCGGCCGACGAACCGACGCGCGAGGACCGGGCGGAGTTCGCGGCCGTCGCCGGGGCCTCCGCGCCGGGCACGGGGGCGATCAGCGACGACTGGTACGAGCGCCTGTACGACGAGGCCCTCGACGCCGACGCGTGGACGGGACGGGCCATCGACGCCTGGGAGGCGATGGCCGCCGGCTCGGTCGGCGAGCGGGCGCCCGCGTCGCGGCTCGCCCGCCGCGTGGAGGACGCCGACGGCGCGCCCGGGACGCCGGGCTGGGAGTAG
- a CDS encoding NAD(P)H-binding protein has protein sequence MRVLVTGAAGFVGSHLLPVLVERGHEARALVRNADGYEAPPGVTVFGGDLLDRGSFESALADVDAAYYLVHSMRAGDGFESKDRRAARNFAAAASEAGLDRVVYLGGLGEESADLSAHLRSRREVERLLAAGEYDLTTLRAAIVIGPGSASFEMIRQLADRLPVMVTPRWIETDSHPIAIGDVVAYLAGVLEVPATAGETYEIGGPEVLSYAEIVRRTASAMGKRPPRIVSVPILTPRLSTYWVELVTDVPASVARPLILGLKNPVVADDGPLREHLPVALTPFDEAVERALAGRPPSDAVERLDAALASDGDARADGGGARSGGET, from the coding sequence ATGCGCGTGCTGGTGACCGGGGCGGCGGGATTCGTCGGTAGCCACCTCCTCCCGGTACTGGTCGAGCGCGGCCACGAAGCCCGCGCTCTGGTCCGGAACGCCGACGGGTACGAGGCGCCGCCGGGAGTGACCGTCTTCGGCGGGGACCTGCTGGACCGCGGGAGCTTCGAGAGCGCGCTGGCGGACGTCGACGCCGCCTACTACCTGGTCCACTCGATGCGGGCGGGCGACGGCTTCGAGTCGAAGGACCGGCGGGCCGCGCGGAACTTCGCAGCGGCGGCGAGCGAGGCCGGCCTCGACCGGGTGGTCTACCTGGGCGGGCTGGGCGAGGAGAGCGCCGACCTCTCGGCGCACCTGCGCTCCCGCCGGGAGGTCGAGCGGCTGCTCGCGGCCGGTGAGTACGACCTGACGACGCTGCGGGCGGCCATCGTGATCGGCCCGGGGAGTGCCAGCTTCGAGATGATCCGGCAACTGGCCGACCGGCTGCCGGTGATGGTGACGCCGCGGTGGATCGAGACGGACAGCCACCCGATCGCGATCGGCGACGTCGTCGCCTATCTGGCCGGCGTGCTGGAGGTCCCCGCGACGGCGGGCGAGACCTACGAGATCGGCGGCCCGGAGGTGCTGAGCTACGCCGAGATCGTCCGGCGGACCGCCAGCGCGATGGGCAAGCGACCGCCGCGGATCGTCTCGGTGCCGATCCTGACGCCGCGGCTATCCACCTACTGGGTCGAGCTCGTGACCGACGTACCCGCCAGCGTTGCCCGACCGCTGATCCTGGGGCTGAAGAACCCCGTCGTCGCCGACGACGGCCCCCTTCGCGAGCACCTGCCCGTCGCGCTGACGCCGTTCGACGAGGCGGTCGAGCGGGCGCTGGCCGGCCGACCGCCGTCGGACGCGGTCGAGCGACTGGACGCGGCGCTGGCGAGCGACGGCGACGCCAGGGCGGACGGCGGCGGTGCCCGGTCGGGGGGCGAGACGTGA
- a CDS encoding DUF7530 family protein, translated as MSERPRYGETWVYESIVGALPGIDLPAWAAVAIQIVVFESALLALAAYYGLWEAAVAGTVAVVVATVGSVEMLRIGTLVRRVDVPQDYRDLLFSSSVEVVLSVLAYVALVTHLFVFDPGHGDGSLLGQLFGSRPPVLVAYLLLLILWDVCYRFGTGWWAAVTALWRSARYRFDPETAAVLRRADAETLGFGLLQLVLVPFVLEYPVLLAAVVGHVAAVTVVTTLSVLLLWRRERVRRT; from the coding sequence GTGAGCGAGCGCCCGCGGTACGGCGAGACCTGGGTGTACGAGAGCATCGTCGGCGCGTTGCCGGGGATCGACCTGCCGGCGTGGGCGGCCGTCGCCATCCAGATCGTCGTCTTCGAGAGCGCGCTGCTGGCGCTGGCGGCGTACTACGGCCTCTGGGAGGCGGCGGTCGCGGGGACGGTCGCGGTGGTCGTCGCGACCGTCGGTAGCGTCGAGATGCTCCGGATCGGGACCCTGGTCCGCCGGGTAGACGTGCCGCAGGATTACCGAGATCTCCTGTTCAGTTCCAGCGTCGAGGTGGTGCTATCGGTGCTGGCCTACGTCGCCCTGGTGACCCACCTGTTCGTGTTCGACCCCGGGCACGGGGACGGGTCGCTGCTGGGGCAACTGTTCGGCTCGCGGCCGCCGGTGCTGGTCGCGTACCTGCTGCTGTTGATCCTGTGGGACGTCTGCTACCGCTTCGGGACGGGCTGGTGGGCGGCCGTGACGGCGCTGTGGCGGTCGGCGCGGTACCGGTTCGATCCGGAGACCGCGGCGGTGCTCCGGCGGGCCGACGCCGAGACCCTCGGGTTCGGACTCCTCCAGCTCGTGCTCGTACCGTTCGTTCTGGAGTATCCGGTGCTGCTCGCTGCCGTTGTCGGACACGTCGCGGCCGTGACGGTCGTCACGACGCTGTCGGTACTGCTGCTGTGGCGACGAGAGCGGGTCAGGAGGACTTGA
- a CDS encoding DUF5786 family protein yields the protein MSMGAYDEDEHERRERKNNEVELSEDDDRTVYHGEVEYDSGDSTEDLLDQFEQIKSS from the coding sequence ATGTCGATGGGTGCATACGACGAAGACGAACACGAACGCCGTGAGCGGAAGAACAACGAGGTCGAGCTGAGCGAAGACGACGACCGCACGGTGTATCACGGCGAGGTCGAGTACGACTCCGGTGACTCCACGGAGGACCTGCTCGACCAGTTCGAGCAGATCAAGTCCTCCTGA
- a CDS encoding DUF5784 family protein, with the protein MAGPLRFRRSHEHWTPERVHDEIYQPLDANLGAETDSAWFAPPDDYEARRFAMDNGDTALFCWSDGGGDAYWLGNTETPETLWRTEKYTFDETTYPIARWAQRELLAQLAVEDPWLAEYDHVSWFFLPVFFSKDGRDSTRNFFREHAAGFPDAAREDGLAFYEAFLSTGVLDDYRYTMASKLGTSAGVDLTRMQATMGEFNVAKLLADAGHDFEPEVELGSGHALDFQVDDVLVEVTRPQPPRRRTVNSPIAAVKASGDAKTRDQIAVHGNAVLFVDCTSFPDDEWYRIRGERPDVGHEPAVVFRTRPSGHTEGYVKGRLPLDVGRVLEQPA; encoded by the coding sequence GTGGCTGGGCCCCTTCGATTCCGACGTTCGCACGAGCATTGGACCCCTGAGCGGGTCCACGACGAGATATACCAGCCCCTCGACGCGAACCTGGGCGCCGAGACGGACTCCGCCTGGTTCGCCCCGCCGGACGACTACGAGGCCCGCCGGTTCGCGATGGACAACGGCGACACCGCGCTGTTCTGCTGGAGCGACGGCGGCGGCGACGCCTACTGGCTGGGCAACACCGAGACGCCCGAGACGCTGTGGCGCACGGAGAAGTACACCTTCGACGAGACGACCTACCCGATCGCCCGGTGGGCCCAGCGGGAACTGCTGGCCCAGCTGGCGGTCGAGGACCCCTGGCTGGCCGAGTACGACCACGTCTCGTGGTTCTTCCTGCCCGTGTTCTTCTCCAAGGACGGCCGCGACTCGACCCGGAACTTCTTCCGGGAGCACGCCGCCGGCTTCCCCGACGCCGCCCGCGAGGACGGGCTGGCGTTCTACGAGGCGTTCCTCTCGACGGGCGTGCTGGACGACTACCGCTACACGATGGCGAGCAAGCTCGGCACCAGCGCCGGGGTCGACCTGACGCGCATGCAGGCGACGATGGGGGAGTTCAACGTCGCCAAGCTACTCGCGGACGCGGGCCACGACTTCGAGCCCGAGGTCGAGCTCGGCTCCGGGCATGCGCTGGACTTCCAGGTCGACGACGTCCTCGTCGAGGTGACTCGCCCCCAGCCGCCCCGGCGGCGGACGGTGAACTCGCCCATCGCAGCCGTCAAGGCCAGCGGCGACGCCAAGACCCGCGACCAGATCGCCGTCCACGGCAACGCCGTCCTCTTCGTCGACTGCACCTCCTTCCCCGACGACGAGTGGTACCGGATCCGCGGCGAGCGCCCCGACGTGGGCCACGAGCCCGCGGTGGTCTTCCGGACGCGCCCCTCCGGGCACACCGAGGGCTACGTCAAGGGCCGGCTCCCGCTGGACGTCGGTCGCGTCCTCGAACAGCCCGCCTGA
- a CDS encoding carboxylate--amine ligase yields the protein MSTDRVLVCNAHAVHGLVAVRSLGRRGLDVTAGSRFPVSPGALSRYAERRLTYPDPESRPEAFVRALERELEERDYDALLPINEVTVATVARHRDRIDPLVSVPFDCYDRLLVGLDKCRTTAALRAHDVPRPETLLPEEVDADAVADLGFPVVLKPARGSGRDGVAVCESLAEFETEHSRIRDEYGPTLVQEYVPNGGEAGAYALYHPAGERATRVVQQRIRTRPPEGGVSTYRETIADPEVDAVADDLLSGLDWHGVAMVEFRRDPRDGEPKVLELNPRLWGSLALSTYAGADFPYLLYQLAVGEEIDPDPGYTVGVRARSAFADLLHALERPDRLRAFAEVLTPGDAPERFDVLAREDPLPAAGQVGYWLTVYLREASSDGAVLESSPVPDATVRRLIER from the coding sequence GTGTCCACCGACCGAGTGCTCGTCTGCAACGCCCACGCGGTCCACGGCCTGGTCGCGGTGCGCTCGCTGGGCCGGCGCGGGCTCGACGTCACCGCCGGGAGCAGGTTCCCCGTCTCCCCGGGGGCGCTCTCGCGGTACGCCGAGCGCAGGCTCACCTATCCCGACCCGGAGAGTAGGCCCGAGGCGTTCGTCCGCGCACTCGAACGCGAACTGGAGGAGCGGGACTACGACGCCCTCCTCCCGATCAACGAGGTCACCGTGGCGACGGTCGCGCGCCACCGCGACCGCATCGACCCCCTGGTGAGCGTCCCGTTCGACTGCTACGACCGCCTGCTCGTCGGGCTGGACAAGTGCCGGACGACGGCCGCCCTCCGGGCGCACGACGTCCCCCGCCCCGAGACGCTGCTGCCCGAGGAGGTCGACGCCGACGCGGTCGCCGACCTCGGGTTCCCCGTCGTGCTGAAGCCCGCCCGGGGGAGCGGCCGCGACGGCGTGGCGGTCTGCGAGTCGCTGGCCGAGTTCGAGACGGAGCACTCCCGCATCCGTGACGAGTACGGCCCGACGCTCGTCCAGGAGTACGTCCCCAACGGCGGCGAGGCCGGCGCGTACGCCCTCTACCACCCGGCCGGCGAGCGGGCGACCCGGGTCGTCCAGCAGCGCATCCGGACGCGCCCGCCGGAGGGCGGGGTCAGCACCTACCGCGAGACGATCGCCGACCCCGAGGTCGACGCGGTGGCCGACGACCTGCTGAGCGGGCTGGACTGGCACGGCGTCGCCATGGTGGAGTTCCGCCGCGACCCGCGAGACGGCGAGCCGAAGGTGCTCGAACTCAACCCCCGGCTGTGGGGGAGTCTGGCGCTGTCGACCTACGCCGGTGCCGACTTCCCGTACCTGCTGTACCAGCTGGCCGTCGGCGAGGAGATCGACCCCGACCCGGGCTACACGGTCGGCGTCCGCGCCCGGTCGGCGTTCGCGGACCTCCTGCACGCCCTGGAGCGACCGGACCGGCTCCGCGCGTTCGCCGAGGTGCTGACGCCCGGCGACGCGCCCGAGCGGTTCGACGTCCTCGCGAGGGAGGACCCGCTCCCCGCCGCCGGCCAGGTCGGGTACTGGCTGACGGTCTACCTCCGGGAGGCGTCCTCCGACGGCGCCGTCCTCGAATCGTCGCCCGTCCCGGACGCGACCGTCCGCCGGCTGATCGAGCGCTGA
- a CDS encoding DUF7526 family protein: MSEQLVGEVVHVVPPEDIDEYDLEPELETMATDRYVLVCRKGGAPSLIEKLRMFFLREPIEAVTVVSGTVASEGEEITATVVETEMAGVYEATHVERGDS; encoded by the coding sequence ATGAGCGAGCAGCTCGTCGGCGAGGTCGTCCACGTCGTCCCGCCGGAGGACATCGACGAGTACGACCTCGAACCGGAACTCGAGACGATGGCGACCGACCGGTACGTCCTCGTCTGTCGGAAGGGGGGCGCGCCGTCGCTGATCGAGAAGCTGCGCATGTTCTTCCTGCGCGAACCGATCGAGGCGGTGACCGTTGTCTCCGGGACGGTGGCCAGCGAGGGCGAGGAGATCACGGCCACGGTCGTCGAGACGGAGATGGCGGGCGTCTACGAGGCGACGCACGTCGAGCGGGGCGACTCCTGA
- a CDS encoding DUF7114 family protein has product MEEAVAVRRAALAAVEDVEPVRLRDRIEARIDAASMAPGVYALVSARAVCEDAVERGSTSPGSAWPCEDAPDGLADRAAGVQLIYEGLRLTRSLAHEDPWSGLGDESDARDEANLDILIADILVSRGFYLLARTEAADAAVGVVRAFGTDQTVRRETDDPSLDRNLEADVLELAALAGVTAGGARSTTRLREYTADLAADADPLPAVERLTDDEIRETVAALVADEASTSDGVTTSADY; this is encoded by the coding sequence ATGGAGGAAGCCGTTGCGGTCCGGCGCGCCGCGCTGGCCGCGGTCGAGGACGTCGAGCCGGTTCGTCTCCGCGACCGCATCGAGGCTCGCATCGACGCCGCGTCGATGGCACCCGGGGTGTACGCGCTGGTCAGCGCCCGCGCCGTCTGCGAGGACGCCGTCGAGCGTGGCTCGACGAGCCCTGGCTCGGCCTGGCCTTGCGAGGACGCCCCCGACGGCCTCGCCGACCGCGCCGCCGGCGTCCAGCTGATCTACGAGGGCCTCCGCCTGACGCGATCGCTGGCCCACGAGGATCCCTGGAGCGGCCTCGGCGACGAATCCGACGCCAGGGACGAGGCCAACCTCGACATCCTGATCGCCGACATCCTCGTCTCCCGGGGCTTCTACCTGCTGGCCCGCACCGAGGCCGCAGACGCCGCCGTCGGCGTCGTCCGCGCCTTCGGTACCGACCAGACCGTCCGCCGCGAGACCGACGATCCCTCGCTGGACCGCAACCTCGAGGCCGACGTGCTGGAACTGGCCGCCCTCGCCGGCGTGACCGCCGGCGGTGCCCGCTCGACCACGCGTCTGCGTGAGTACACCGCCGACCTCGCGGCCGACGCTGACCCCCTCCCTGCGGTCGAGCGACTGACCGACGACGAGATCCGCGAGACCGTCGCCGCGCTGGTCGCCGACGAGGCCTCGACCAGCGACGGGGTCACCACGTCGGCGGACTACTGA
- a CDS encoding DUF3105 domain-containing protein yields MVDCDYCDAAFEDEDTYLAHLADAHEGELSAIDRRRVEGVEREESGGIPTGPAILAVVILASLALMVYVTLIMGGGGGGNADASIPVQGDAAVISQVENESFNQTRHVSGEIDYDRMPPTGGLHHDGEVSAGFYEEEQPLGDLVHTLEHGAVVVYYDPAALNRSAEQSLRAFANRHTGRWRSFVAVPNPAESPDATYVLAAWGHRLETNEYDNESVRQFAGEYLGRGPENPVR; encoded by the coding sequence ATGGTCGACTGCGACTACTGTGACGCCGCCTTCGAGGACGAGGACACCTACCTCGCGCACCTCGCAGACGCCCACGAGGGCGAACTGAGCGCCATCGACCGACGCAGGGTCGAGGGCGTCGAGCGCGAGGAGTCCGGCGGCATTCCGACGGGGCCGGCGATCCTCGCCGTCGTGATCCTGGCCTCGCTGGCGCTGATGGTCTACGTGACGCTGATCATGGGCGGCGGTGGCGGCGGGAACGCCGACGCGTCGATTCCGGTTCAGGGCGACGCCGCGGTGATCTCCCAAGTCGAGAACGAGTCGTTCAACCAGACCCGACACGTCTCGGGTGAGATCGACTACGACAGGATGCCGCCGACGGGCGGACTCCACCACGACGGCGAGGTGAGTGCCGGCTTCTACGAGGAGGAACAGCCGCTGGGCGACCTCGTTCACACGCTGGAGCACGGCGCGGTCGTGGTCTACTACGACCCCGCGGCGCTGAACCGGTCCGCCGAGCAGAGCCTGCGGGCGTTCGCGAACCGCCACACCGGCCGCTGGCGGAGCTTCGTCGCCGTACCGAACCCCGCCGAAAGTCCCGACGCGACGTACGTCCTGGCCGCCTGGGGGCACCGGCTGGAGACGAACGAGTATGACAACGAGTCGGTCCGCCAGTTCGCCGGCGAGTACCTGGGTCGCGGACCCGAGAATCCGGTCCGGTAG
- a CDS encoding NAD+ synthase has protein sequence MAESATVRRADEPLDLTLSEAELEAHREHITSFIADVTDAAGVDEAVIGLSGGIDSTLTSHLAVEALGAENVFGLVMPSEANSEANMSDAERVASELLDIDYEVIEINPIVDAFLEGYPDAEGDQLAVGNLQVRSRAVFNYLVANHRDALVLGTGNRSESLVGYFTKYGDGAVDCHPIANLYKAQVRQLARHVGVPDDLAEKTASAEMWIGQTDEAEMGVDYPTLDSVLAIHVKGGVSKTATAREIGVDEAAVERVRELYERSQHKRQVPPGPDPLY, from the coding sequence ATGGCAGAATCCGCGACGGTCCGCCGGGCCGACGAGCCGCTGGATCTGACGCTCTCCGAGGCCGAACTGGAGGCGCACCGCGAGCACATCACCTCGTTCATCGCCGACGTGACCGACGCCGCTGGGGTCGACGAGGCCGTCATCGGCCTCTCGGGCGGCATCGACAGCACGCTCACCTCGCACCTGGCCGTGGAGGCGCTGGGCGCGGAGAACGTCTTCGGGCTGGTGATGCCCAGCGAGGCCAACAGCGAGGCGAACATGAGCGACGCCGAGCGCGTCGCCAGCGAACTGCTGGACATCGACTACGAGGTGATCGAGATCAACCCGATCGTCGACGCCTTCCTCGAGGGGTACCCCGACGCCGAGGGCGATCAACTCGCCGTGGGGAACCTCCAGGTGCGCTCGCGGGCCGTGTTCAACTACCTGGTCGCCAACCACCGGGACGCACTCGTGCTGGGGACGGGCAACCGCAGCGAGTCGCTGGTGGGCTACTTCACGAAGTACGGCGACGGCGCCGTCGACTGCCATCCCATCGCCAACCTCTACAAGGCGCAGGTCCGCCAGCTGGCCAGGCACGTCGGCGTCCCCGACGACCTGGCCGAGAAGACCGCCAGCGCGGAGATGTGGATCGGCCAGACCGACGAGGCCGAGATGGGGGTCGACTACCCGACGCTGGACTCCGTCCTCGCGATCCACGTGAAGGGCGGCGTCTCGAAGACCGCGACGGCCCGCGAGATCGGCGTCGACGAGGCGGCCGTCGAGCGCGTCCGCGAACTGTACGAGCGCAGCCAGCACAAGCGGCAGGTTCCGCCCGGCCCCGACCCGCTGTACTGA